The DNA segment CAGCTTCTCGGCCAGCTCGGCGCCGAGGTAGCGGACGGCGCCCAAGCCCAAACGCACCTCCGTTCCGGCGTTCTCACACGTGGCGTGCGCCAGGCTGGCATTGACACACGGGCCGTGCACCACCACGCCGTGCCGGCGGGCGTCGGCCACCAGCGACTGCGGCGAATAGAAACCCATCGGCTGGGCGCGCAGCAGCGCCGCACAGAACGCCGCCGGGTGATGCAGCTTGAACCACGCCGAGTAGAACACCAGCGACGCGAAGGACAGCGCGTGGCTCTCGGGGAAGCCGAAATTGGCGAACGCCTCCAGCTTTTCGTAGATCCGGTCGATCACCTCGTCGGGAGCGCCGTGCAGCGCGCGCATGCCGTCGTAGAACCGGCCGCGCAGCCGGCGCATCCGTTCGGTCGAGCGTTTGGACCCCATGGCGCGGCGCAGCTGGTCGGCCTCGGCGGCGGAAAAGCCGGCGCAGTCGACCGCCAACTGCATCAGCTGCTCCTGAAACAGCGGCACTCCCAACGTCTTTCGCAATGCCGGCGCCATCGACGGGTGCTCGTAGACGACCGGGTCGACGCCGTTGCGCCGCCGGATGTAGGGGTGCACCGATCCGCCCTGGATGGGCCCGGGGCGGATCAGCGCCACCTCCACCACCAGGTCGTAGAACACCCGCGGCTTAAGGCGCGGCAGGGTGGCCATCTGCGCACGTGACTCCACCTGGAACACGCCGACGGAATCGGCGCGGGCCAGCATCTCGTAGACCGCCGGCTCGGAGAGGTCGAGGCGGGCCAGGTCCACCTCGATGCCCTTGTGCTCGGCCACCAGGTCTTTCGCATAGTGCAGCGCCGAGAGCATGCCCAGCCCGAGTAGGTCGAATTTCACCAAGCCGATTGCCGCGCAGTCGTCTTTGTCCCATTGCAGGACGCTGCGGTTGGCCATGCGCGCCCATTCCACCGGGCACACGTCGGCGATCGGGCGGTCGCAGATGACCATGCCGCCGGAGTGAATGCCCAGATGCCGCGGCAGGTTGCGGATCTGGGTGGCCAGGTCGATCACCTGCTCGGGGATGCCGTCTACGTCGTCGGCCTGCCCGGTCCAGTGGCCGATCTGCTTGCTCCACGCGTCCTGCTGACCCGGCGAGAAGCCCAGGGCGCGGGCCATGTCACGCACCGCGCTGCGCCCCCGGTAGGTGATGACGTTGGCGACCTGGGCGGCGTAGTCGCGGCCGTATTTGTGGTAGACGTACTGGATGACCTTTTCGCGCTGATCCGACTCGATGTCGATGTCGATGTCGGGTGGCCCGTCGCGGGCCGGCGAGAGGAAACGTTCGAACAACAGCTCGTTGGCCACCGGGTCGACGGCGGTGACGCCGAGGGCATAGCAGACCGCGGAGTTGGCCGCCGATCCCCGGCCCTGACACAGGATGTCGTTGCGGCGGCAAAACCGGGTGATGTCGTGCACCACCAGGAAATACCCCGGAAATCCCAGCTGTGCAATGACTTTCAGCTCATGCTCGATCTGGGAGTAGGCCTTTCGCGCCCGCTCCACCGGCCCGTAGCGGTCGCGGGCACCGGCCATGACCAACGACCGCAGCCAGCTGTCCTCGGTGTGCCCGTCGGGAACCTCGAACGGCGGCAGCCGCGGCGCGATGAGCCGTAGGCCAAAGGCGCACCGCTCGCCGAGCTCGGCGGCCGCGGTCACCGCTTCGGGGCACCACGCGAACAGCCGGGCCATCTCCTCCCCGGAGCGCAGGTGCGCCCCACCCAGCGGGGCCAGCCACCCGGCCGCGGAGTCCAGCGACCGCCGGGCCCGGATGGCCGCCATCGCCATCGCCAGCCGCCCACGTGACGGATCCGCGAAGTGCGCCCCGGTGGTGGCGACGACGCCGACACCGAAGCGCGGCGCCAGCCCGGCCAGCGCGGCGTTGCGTTCGTCGTCGAGCGGGTGACCATGATGGGTCAGCTCGATGCTGACCCGGCTGGGGGTGAACCGGTCCACCAGATCGGCCAGTGCCCGCTGCGCGGCGGCCGGGCCACCCTGGGAAAGCGCTTGGCGCACATGGCCTTTGCGGCAGCCAGTCAGGATGTGCCAGTGCCCGCCGGCGGCCTCGGTCAGCGCGTCGAAGTCGTAGCGCGGCTTGCCCTTTTCGCCGCCGGCCAGATGCGCCGCGGCCAGTTGCCGCGACAGCCGCCGGTAGCCTTCCGGGCCGCGGGCCAGCACCAGCAGATGCGGGCCGGGCGGGTCCGGCCGCTCGGTGCGAGCCGTGGCGCCCAGTGACAGCTCGGCGCCGAAGACCGTGCGCACGTCGAGTTCCGCGGCCGCTTCGGCGAACCGTACCGCCCCGTACAGGCCGTTGTGGTCGGTCAGCGCCAGGGCACGCAGATCCAGCCGGGCGGCCTCCTCGACCAACTCCTCCGGCGTGCTGGCCCCGTCGAGGAAGCTGTACGCCGTATGCGCATGCAGCTCGGCATACGCGACCGACGATCCGACCCGGTCCCGGTCCGGCGGCTGGTACGTCCCGCGCCGGCGGGAGCGCGGACCGTCATCGGCGGGCTCGGCGGCGGCCGACGCACCGGCGTGGCGCGGCTTGCCGTTAAGCACCCGCTCCATTTCCGCCCAGCTCGGCGGCCCGTTGCTCCAACCCACATTCCACAGTCTATCGAACACTTGTTCGATAGACCAGTTATTCAGCGCATCTTCACCTGCGAAACATGTTCTTAACCGTTTGGGCCTTCTGCTTCCGGTGCGGTCCGGCGGACACTTATACCTGGGGTCGCAAAACGACGGTGGGGACTTGTCATGGCACAACTGACGGCGCTGGATGCGGGTTTTCTCACGTCCCGCGATCCGGAGCGGCACCCGAGCCTGGCGATCGGCGCAGTTGCCGTCGTCAACGGTGCCGCCCCCAGCTACGACCAGCTCAAAACGGTTCTCGCAGAACGGCTTAAGTCGATACCTCGATGTACCCAGGTGTTGGCGGCCGAGTGGATCGACTATCCCGGATTCGACCTCACCCAGCACGTGCGACGGGTGGCGCTTCCCCGGCCTGGCGACGAAGCCGAGCTGTTCCGGGCCATCGCGCTGGCCCTCGAGCGTCCCCTCGACCCGGACCGCCCGCTGTGGGAGTGCTGGATCATCGAAGGCCTCGACGGCAACCGCTGGGCGATCTTGATAAAGATCCACCATTGCATGGCCGGCGCCATGTCGGCGGCCCACCTGCTGGCTAGGCTCTGCGACGATGCCAACAGTAGTGCCTTCGCTAACAATGTTGATATCAAACAGATTCCGCCGCATAGCGATGCGCGCGGCTGGGCCGATACCCTGTGGCGAACGTCCGTCAGCATCGCTGGCGCCGTCTGCACGGCTGCGGCACGCGCCGCCAGCTGGCCCGCGGTGACGTCACCGGCCCGCCCGGTCACCACCAGGCGGCGGTACCAAACGGTGCGCGTTCCCCGCGCCGCCGTCGACGCCGTGTGCCACAAGTTTGGGGTGACCGCCAACGACGTCGCGCTCGCGGCCATCACCGAGGGCTTCCGAACGGTCCTGCTGCACCGCGGCCAACAACCCCGCGCCGACTCACTGCGTACCCTAGAGAAATCCGATGGCAGCTCGGCCATGCTGCCCTATCTCCCCGTCGACACCGACGACCCGGTGCAGCGACTGCGCACCGTGCACAACCGGTTGAACCAGACCCAGCACAACGGTAGCCGCACCGGCAGCCTCTCGGACTATACGCCTTTCATGTTGTGCGCCAAGATGATTCACGCGCTAGCTCGGTTACCGCAACAAGGCATCATCACCCTGGCGACCAGTGCGCCCGGGCCACGCCACCAGTTACGGCTGATGGGCCAGAAGGTGGACCAGGTGCTGCCCATCCCGCCCACCGCGCTGCAGCTGAGCACCGGGGTCGCGGTCCTCAGCTACGGCGATGAGCTGGTGTTCGGCATCACCGCTGACTATGACGCCGCGTCCGAAATGCAGCAGCTGGTCAACGGTATCGAACTGGGTGTGGCACGTCTGGTAGCGCTCAGCCACGACTCCGTGCTGCTGTTCACCAAGGATCGCCGCAAGCGTTCATCCCGCGCACTCCCCAGCGCCGCGCGGCGGGGGCGGCCCTCTGTGCCGACCGCCCGAGCACGTCACTGACGCCATCTGCGTCGGCGTTGACCCCCGTGAGAAGGTGGGGCCGTGCGCAAGTTGGGGCCGGTCACCATCGACCCGCGCCGCCATGACGCGGTGCTGTTCGACGCCGCGTTGGACGCCACCGAGGCGCTGACTCGGCGCCTGCACGAGGCCGGCGTCGGCACCGACGTCTTTTCGCGGCACGTCCCGATCGCGGCGGCCGCCCGGCCGGGCCGCTGCGCCGTCGTCACGGCTCATGCGGCCGCCGTCACCGCCGCCCGCGGCGGCGGGTTCGCGCTGGTCATCGGGGTCGACCGGACGGGACACCGGGACGCCCTGCGACGTTGCGGCGCCGACGCGGTGGTGGCGGACCTGAGCGACGTCGGCGTACGCACCGGGGACCGGCGGATGTCTGCGCTTCCCGACGCGTCGGCTGCCCTGGACGTGGCGGACTGGCTCACCGCCCGCCGGCCCGCGGTGTTCTTCGACTTCGACGGCACGCTGTCGGACATCGTGGACGATCCCGACGCGGCCAGGCCCGCGCCCGGGGCCGTCGAGGCACTCCACCAGTTGGCCGCGCGGTGCCCGGTCGCCATCCTCAGCGGCCGCGACCTCGCCGACGTGTCCGCGCGCGTGGGGCTCCCCGGGATCTGGTACGCCGGCAGCCATGGTTTCGAGTTGACCGCACCCGACGGAACGCACCACCACAACGACGCCGCGGCGGCGGCCATACCGGTGCTGGCGGGAGCGGCGGCCGAGCTCCGCGACCAACTTGGACCCATCCCCGGTGTTGCGGTGGAGCACAAGCGGTTTGGCGTCGCCGTGCACTACCGCAACGCGGCGCGTGACCGGGTCGGCGAGGTGACCGCCGCGGTGCGCACCGCGGGCCAGCGTCATGGGCTGCGGGTGACGACCGGGCGCGAGGTCATTGAGCTGCGCCCGGATGTCGACTGGGACAAGGGGAAGACGCTGCGCTGGGTGATCGATCACCTGCACCGGGCGGGGTCGGGTCCGCTGGTTGCGATCTATGTCGGAGACGACATCACCGACGAGGACGCGTTCGACGTGGTCTGCCCCGATGGTGTTCCCATCGTGGTGCGCCACACCGAGGACGGTGACCGCGCCACCGCCGCGCTGTTCGCGCTGGACGGTCCGGCACGGGTCGTCGAGTTCACCGCCCGGTTGGCGCGCCGGCTCAGCGGCACCTAAGGCCCGCGAGCAGACGCAAAAGCCCCCAAATCCGGTCGGATTTGGGGGCTTTTGCGTCTGCTCGCCGGGTTACGACGGGGCGATCACGGTCATGCCGAGCGTCTTGGCGGCGTCGCGCATCCGGTCGTCGTAGGTGCACAACCGGCCCAGATCGACGCCGAGCCGCTGCGCCGTCGCCAAGTGGATGGCATCGAGCGTGCGCAGCTCGAATGGCAGCAGCCCACCAGCGAGATCGAGGACGCGCTTGTCGACGCGCAGCAGATCGAGATGAGCCAGCGCCCGGCGGCCGGCTCTCCGCGCTGATTCACCCTTGTCAAGCAGGGCCCGCATGACCTCCGCGCGCGCAAAGGCACTCGACACCCGCGGGTGGCGGGTGCGAAGGTAGCGGCGCAGCGCGTCCGACTCCGGCTCACGAACCGCGAGCTTGACGATGGCGGACGAGTCAAGATAGATGGCCGCCATCAACGCTCGTGCTCACGCAGGCGCGCAAGCGTCACCGACGGCAGCTCGACGCCCGCGTCGAGGTCGAGCGGTTCGGGCAGATCAGCGGCGTCGAGCGTGGCACGCTCGATCTCGCCGCTTGCCAGCAGCTGCTCATATGGACCGCCCTGCGGCAGCGGCGAGAGCAGGGCGACGGGCCGGCCGCGGTCGGTGATCTCGATCGTCTCGCCGGCCTCGACACGGCGCAGCAGCTCGCTGGCCCGCTGCCGCAGCTCACGCACACCCACCGAAGTCATTGTGCTAACTGTAGCACAAGAGGCCGCCTCCTGGCCCGGCGTCCGACTTGTGCAGGCTTTAAGTAACGTCCGTGTTAATTAGTGGCCGCCGCTTGGGGTCCACCGGGGCCCCCGCGGCGAAACACCAGACGTGATGCCGTGATCGGCGATACGCTTCGCCCCATTGATGGGAGGACAGCCATGTCGTTTGTGATCGCGAACCCCGAGATGCTGGCAGCGGCGGCAACCGATTTGGCCGGCATCCGGTCGGCGATCAGCGCCGCGACCGCGGCGGCGGCGGCCCCGACGATCCAGGTTGCCGCGGCCGGCGCCGACGAGGTGTCGCTGGC comes from the Mycobacterium shinjukuense genome and includes:
- the dnaE2 gene encoding error-prone DNA polymerase DnaE2 gives rise to the protein MGWSNGPPSWAEMERVLNGKPRHAGASAAAEPADDGPRSRRRGTYQPPDRDRVGSSVAYAELHAHTAYSFLDGASTPEELVEEAARLDLRALALTDHNGLYGAVRFAEAAAELDVRTVFGAELSLGATARTERPDPPGPHLLVLARGPEGYRRLSRQLAAAHLAGGEKGKPRYDFDALTEAAGGHWHILTGCRKGHVRQALSQGGPAAAQRALADLVDRFTPSRVSIELTHHGHPLDDERNAALAGLAPRFGVGVVATTGAHFADPSRGRLAMAMAAIRARRSLDSAAGWLAPLGGAHLRSGEEMARLFAWCPEAVTAAAELGERCAFGLRLIAPRLPPFEVPDGHTEDSWLRSLVMAGARDRYGPVERARKAYSQIEHELKVIAQLGFPGYFLVVHDITRFCRRNDILCQGRGSAANSAVCYALGVTAVDPVANELLFERFLSPARDGPPDIDIDIESDQREKVIQYVYHKYGRDYAAQVANVITYRGRSAVRDMARALGFSPGQQDAWSKQIGHWTGQADDVDGIPEQVIDLATQIRNLPRHLGIHSGGMVICDRPIADVCPVEWARMANRSVLQWDKDDCAAIGLVKFDLLGLGMLSALHYAKDLVAEHKGIEVDLARLDLSEPAVYEMLARADSVGVFQVESRAQMATLPRLKPRVFYDLVVEVALIRPGPIQGGSVHPYIRRRNGVDPVVYEHPSMAPALRKTLGVPLFQEQLMQLAVDCAGFSAAEADQLRRAMGSKRSTERMRRLRGRFYDGMRALHGAPDEVIDRIYEKLEAFANFGFPESHALSFASLVFYSAWFKLHHPAAFCAALLRAQPMGFYSPQSLVADARRHGVVVHGPCVNASLAHATCENAGTEVRLGLGAVRYLGAELAEKLVAERTANGPFTSLLDLTSRVQLSVPQAEALATAGALGCFGMSRREALWAAGAAATGRPDRLPGVGSSPHIPALPGMSGLELAAADVWATGVSPDSYPTQFLRADLDAMGVLPTEKLGSVPDGDRVLIAGAVTHRQRPATAQGVTFINLEDETGMVNVLCTPGVWARHRKLAHTAPALLIRGQVQNASGAITVVAERMGRLTLAVGAKSRDFR
- a CDS encoding type II toxin-antitoxin system Phd/YefM family antitoxin; the protein is MTSVGVRELRQRASELLRRVEAGETIEITDRGRPVALLSPLPQGGPYEQLLASGEIERATLDAADLPEPLDLDAGVELPSVTLARLREHER
- a CDS encoding type II toxin-antitoxin system VapC family toxin encodes the protein MAAIYLDSSAIVKLAVREPESDALRRYLRTRHPRVSSAFARAEVMRALLDKGESARRAGRRALAHLDLLRVDKRVLDLAGGLLPFELRTLDAIHLATAQRLGVDLGRLCTYDDRMRDAAKTLGMTVIAPS
- a CDS encoding WS/DGAT/MGAT family O-acyltransferase, whose translation is MAQLTALDAGFLTSRDPERHPSLAIGAVAVVNGAAPSYDQLKTVLAERLKSIPRCTQVLAAEWIDYPGFDLTQHVRRVALPRPGDEAELFRAIALALERPLDPDRPLWECWIIEGLDGNRWAILIKIHHCMAGAMSAAHLLARLCDDANSSAFANNVDIKQIPPHSDARGWADTLWRTSVSIAGAVCTAAARAASWPAVTSPARPVTTRRRYQTVRVPRAAVDAVCHKFGVTANDVALAAITEGFRTVLLHRGQQPRADSLRTLEKSDGSSAMLPYLPVDTDDPVQRLRTVHNRLNQTQHNGSRTGSLSDYTPFMLCAKMIHALARLPQQGIITLATSAPGPRHQLRLMGQKVDQVLPIPPTALQLSTGVAVLSYGDELVFGITADYDAASEMQQLVNGIELGVARLVALSHDSVLLFTKDRRKRSSRALPSAARRGRPSVPTARARH
- the otsB gene encoding trehalose-phosphatase codes for the protein MRKLGPVTIDPRRHDAVLFDAALDATEALTRRLHEAGVGTDVFSRHVPIAAAARPGRCAVVTAHAAAVTAARGGGFALVIGVDRTGHRDALRRCGADAVVADLSDVGVRTGDRRMSALPDASAALDVADWLTARRPAVFFDFDGTLSDIVDDPDAARPAPGAVEALHQLAARCPVAILSGRDLADVSARVGLPGIWYAGSHGFELTAPDGTHHHNDAAAAAIPVLAGAAAELRDQLGPIPGVAVEHKRFGVAVHYRNAARDRVGEVTAAVRTAGQRHGLRVTTGREVIELRPDVDWDKGKTLRWVIDHLHRAGSGPLVAIYVGDDITDEDAFDVVCPDGVPIVVRHTEDGDRATAALFALDGPARVVEFTARLARRLSGT